A stretch of Mya arenaria isolate MELC-2E11 chromosome 14, ASM2691426v1 DNA encodes these proteins:
- the LOC128218131 gene encoding uncharacterized protein LOC128218131, which produces MPNRLALSSSKPHRVLTLECAQKAQDSKCFIYWMSQRCQGRGQTQLLALCITISITMALEKRMQKFILITVPGKTKIIPFFGLHKRIELSTMITDGGLVKWIDNWRSRCYCNQLITEWS; this is translated from the exons ATGCCCAACAGACTGGCCCTATCTTCTTCAAAACCCCACAGAGTGCTGACTTTGGAGTGTGCGCAGAAGGCTCAG GACAGcaagtgttttatttactggATGAGCCAGAGATGCCAGGGAAGGGGGCAGACACAGTTGTTAGCCTTGTGCATCACTATTTCCATTACCATGGCCTTGGAGAAGAGAATGCagaaattcattttgataactgtgCCGggcaaaacaaaaatcataccGTTCTTTG gACTACATAAGCGGATAGAGCTTTCTACTATGATCACAG ATGGAGGATTAGTCAAATGGATAGACAATTGGAGAAGTAGGTGCTACTGTAACCAGCTCATCACCGAGTGGTCATAA